The genomic region AAACCAAAATAGGACCCCAAAGTACTTCCCATATCGATATTCCCTTCCGGGTTTCCAAATTTAGAAAGTACCACAACATAAATAATTGTTGGAATAATGGCAATTACAATTAACAAAAAGGCACCCAGAAACTTACCGTTTACAATTTCCCAGATACTTAACGGTTTGGTTAGCATCAACTCGATGGTACCTTGTTTCTTTTCATCCGAAAAACTACGCATGGTAACCGCCGGAATCAGGAAAATAAGAATCCACGGAGATAGGGTGAAAAAGGGACTTAAATCGGCAAAACCACTTTTCAGAATATTAAAGTCGCCTTCAAATACCCATAGGAACAGGCCGTTTAGCAACAGGAAAATAGCGATAACCAAATAACCGATCGGCGAACCGAAAAAGGATTTGATCTCTCTTAATAATAAGGCTTTCATTTATTTTATTGTACGTTTTATTTTATTCCAGACTCACCAGTTTATCCACGCTCCAGGCTTCGGGTTTGGCATTAAAAAATTGCTTTGTATACGCCCAAACTTCGATAAAAAGCTCCGATTTCCGGTAGTTTTCCAAATCGGCTTCCGTTTCCCAATAACTATAGGTAAAGAAAACCGACGGGTTGTTTTTGTCCTGGTAAAGCTCCAAAAAGCGATTACCGGGGAAGTTGCGTATTTTTTGCTTTACTTCATGAAAATTCGTTAAAAAAGCTTCGATTTTATCTTCTTGGAAACTCATTTTTACGATGCGTACAAACATAAGGAATTATGAATTAATTTTTGGAATTTAAGATTTGAAAATTACAGTCACCCGATCGCGGAATTTCAGGCCTAATAATGAGGTGGCCGAACCCACTGTAGACGGGTTACTTTTGTAGATGGCAATTTCGAGAAAATCAGCTTCGTTAAACAACGCCAGCTTTTCGCCTTCGTAGTCCTTTAAAACAAATTTCTCGGATACTTTAAAATCGGAATAGTTCTGGTGGATGCTTTTAATGGTCTTGGTTCCGAAACGGATCTCAAAGTTTCGTCCGCGGGCGGTTTCCTGAATCAGTTTTCGGGAAATATTCGTAACACAGTTACCAAAATGATCAATATAAACTACCGCACCGTTAATCGCGTTATAATCGGTGGCAACAGTTGCCTGAAGTTCGCTGATTTCTTTGATACTGTTAATTTCCCGACCGATGACGTTCATCACACCGCCTTTTGCCAAATGACAGGCCACTTTTACAAAAACGTCCATATCGGTCGCATTATCCGCTAAACGATCGTGTATGTTGATCTCTACAATCTTCTGAGGCACAATTTTCTGCGTTAGGATACTCAAAATACCATTATCGGCACAGATAAAATAATGGTCGTTCCATTGCATGGCAATATGCTTGTTTTCGAAAGTGCGCTCCGAATCGACTCCGATCAGGTGCACGGTTCCTTTCGGAAAGCTACTGTAGGCCGCATTGATAATATAGCTGGCTTCCGAGATGTTAAACAAATCGATATTGTGCGAAATGTCAATAATTTGCACATCAGGATGTTCTGTAATAATCTTACCCTTCAGCGAACCCACAAAGTGGTCCTTCAGCCCGAAGTCGGTAGTAAGCGTAATTATTGACATCATTTTGTTTATAACTATTAAGGGAACTTTCTTTAAAAATTGCTAGATTTGAGATATGCAAAGCTAACTTATTTTTTTAATTAAATCCCGTTGCTTTTGAACGAAAGAACCATCGAATTGACAGACATCACCCCTAAAGAATTCTGGGGGGCTCAGGATGCTCATCTTGAGATAATTAAAAAATTATACCCAAAATTAAAAATCGTAGCCCGTGGCACGCTGTTGAAAGCCTACGGAGAGAAGGAAATTTTGGATGAGTTTGAAGTGCGGTTCCATAGATTGATGAATCACTTTTCGCGCTATAATTCTATCGACGACAACGTGATCGAACGCATTGTGCAAACCAACAGTCAGGACGAACAAAAAATGGCCGATCACGACAAGATTCTGGTACATGGTATTGGAGGAAAGTTGATTAAGGCCTTAACGCCGAATCAGCAGAAACTGGTCGATTTTACCATGAAAAACGATATGGTTTTTGCCGTAGGACCTGCCGGAACCGGTAAGACCTATACCGGAGTTGCATTAGCAGTTAAAGCATTGAAAGAAAAGCAAGTAAAGCGGATCATCTTAACCCGTCCTGCAGTAGAAGCCGGCGAAAATTTAGGCTTCCTTCCGGGCGATATGAAAGAAAAACTCGATCCGTATATGCAGCCGTTATACGATGCGTTGCGCGATATGCTGCCACCGCAAACACTGGAAGATTATCTCCTAAAAGGGGTTATCCAGATTGCACCATTGGCCTTTATGCGCGGGCGTACGTTGGACAATGCTTTTGTTATTTTGGATGAAGCACAAAACACGACGCATTCGCAAATGAAGATGTTTCTAACCCGTATGGGGCGTAATGCCAAGTTTATTATTACAGGCGATCCGGGGCAGGTCGATTTACCACGACGGACTATTTCCGGACTAAAAGAAGCCTTATTGATTTTAAAAGACGTAGAAGGTGTGGGTATTTTATACCTCGACGATAAGGACATCGTGCGCCACCGACTGGTTAAGAAAATCATTGACGCCTACAAGAGTATCGAAAATCACGATTAAAATTTATACCAACCGCCCTTCACGAAAGGGCGGTTTTTTTTGGTAGCAGTAGGGTTTTTAATTACTTTTGCACCTTTATAACAACTAACTACAAGCGTTCTATGAACACAATCACAACAACTAATTTTAACTTCCCGGGTCAGAAATCCGTATACC from Flavobacterium sp. WV_118_3 harbors:
- the gldF gene encoding gliding motility-associated ABC transporter permease subunit GldF is translated as MKALLLREIKSFFGSPIGYLVIAIFLLLNGLFLWVFEGDFNILKSGFADLSPFFTLSPWILIFLIPAVTMRSFSDEKKQGTIELMLTKPLSIWEIVNGKFLGAFLLIVIAIIPTIIYVVVLSKFGNPEGNIDMGSTLGSYFGLLFLIASYTAIGIFTSTLSDNQIVAFIIAVFLCFVFYFGFEGMSGFMGSFGNTIASLGMDYHFKSMSRGVIDTRDIIYFISVTVLFLSATVYKLKSLKW
- a CDS encoding antibiotic biosynthesis monooxygenase family protein codes for the protein MFVRIVKMSFQEDKIEAFLTNFHEVKQKIRNFPGNRFLELYQDKNNPSVFFTYSYWETEADLENYRKSELFIEVWAYTKQFFNAKPEAWSVDKLVSLE
- a CDS encoding PhoH family protein codes for the protein MNERTIELTDITPKEFWGAQDAHLEIIKKLYPKLKIVARGTLLKAYGEKEILDEFEVRFHRLMNHFSRYNSIDDNVIERIVQTNSQDEQKMADHDKILVHGIGGKLIKALTPNQQKLVDFTMKNDMVFAVGPAGTGKTYTGVALAVKALKEKQVKRIILTRPAVEAGENLGFLPGDMKEKLDPYMQPLYDALRDMLPPQTLEDYLLKGVIQIAPLAFMRGRTLDNAFVILDEAQNTTHSQMKMFLTRMGRNAKFIITGDPGQVDLPRRTISGLKEALLILKDVEGVGILYLDDKDIVRHRLVKKIIDAYKSIENHD
- a CDS encoding SAM-dependent chlorinase/fluorinase, whose amino-acid sequence is MSIITLTTDFGLKDHFVGSLKGKIITEHPDVQIIDISHNIDLFNISEASYIINAAYSSFPKGTVHLIGVDSERTFENKHIAMQWNDHYFICADNGILSILTQKIVPQKIVEINIHDRLADNATDMDVFVKVACHLAKGGVMNVIGREINSIKEISELQATVATDYNAINGAVVYIDHFGNCVTNISRKLIQETARGRNFEIRFGTKTIKSIHQNYSDFKVSEKFVLKDYEGEKLALFNEADFLEIAIYKSNPSTVGSATSLLGLKFRDRVTVIFKS